Proteins from a single region of Segatella copri:
- a CDS encoding porin family protein: MNRNIGLLILMLIFGIPVSAQIGEHRNDFAIGFNGGYMMSSVGFTPEVQQKQHGGLTGGFSMRYTCEKYFKTICSIYAEVNYAQAGWEEDILDKENNPVIITETKEAMAYKRTINYIQVPIFAHLAWGRETRGLNIFVNAGPQFGFYLSDSQKTNFSVEHMPATDNNRVSPVVAQDTMAVKNKLDYGIALGLGAEYSIPKVGHFLAEARYYYGLGNIYGASKRDYFGKSNYGQIVLKLSYLFDITRTKNVKRK; this comes from the coding sequence ATGAATAGAAATATTGGGTTGCTGATTCTGATGCTCATCTTCGGAATTCCAGTTTCGGCACAGATAGGAGAGCATCGTAATGATTTCGCCATCGGTTTTAATGGGGGCTATATGATGAGTAGCGTAGGATTCACACCCGAGGTACAGCAGAAGCAGCACGGCGGACTGACGGGCGGTTTCTCGATGAGATATACCTGTGAGAAATATTTCAAGACCATCTGTTCTATCTATGCCGAGGTAAACTATGCGCAGGCAGGATGGGAAGAGGATATTCTGGATAAGGAGAATAATCCGGTGATTATAACCGAAACCAAAGAGGCGATGGCTTACAAGCGTACCATCAACTATATTCAGGTACCAATCTTTGCGCATCTGGCATGGGGTAGGGAGACAAGAGGACTGAACATCTTTGTGAATGCCGGTCCGCAGTTTGGTTTCTATCTGAGTGATTCGCAGAAGACCAACTTCTCGGTAGAGCACATGCCGGCAACCGACAATAACCGTGTAAGTCCGGTGGTGGCTCAGGATACGATGGCAGTCAAGAATAAGCTCGATTATGGTATCGCCCTGGGTCTGGGTGCTGAATACAGTATTCCGAAGGTGGGGCATTTCCTTGCCGAAGCCCGATACTACTATGGTCTGGGAAATATCTACGGTGCTTCTAAGCGTGATTATTTCGGAAAGAGTAACTATGGACAGATTGTTCTGAAACTCTCTTATCTCTTTGATATCACCAGAACGAAGAACGTGAAACGGAAATAG
- a CDS encoding LysM peptidoglycan-binding domain-containing protein, which produces MRQKMRYFLLFVGLMLSVSIGAQTVKWRDIYTVKKKDTIFGIANKYGLSLPELMDANPEMKREGYMLQKGTTLFIPYTKDQKNPNQLNGQKSWNGATVQKTATATATSKAAVARNAVKVGVMLPLHNVDGDGKRMVEYYRGLLLACETLKQQGADIDVRAWNVPIDADIRNTLLQEGANQCDIIFGPLYTKQVAPLTNFCKTYGIKMVIPFSISGDDVERNKEIFQVYQSDDALNDATIKAFLSRFTNVHPIFVDCNDSTSRKGNFTFGLRKELERRKINYSITNLNSSIEQFAKAFMPSKQNVIILNTGRSPQLTLVLNKLDEFDAKYPGAAISLFGYTEWLMYAKYNLERFYKYDTYIPSTFYYNPNSAQTKALESRYERWFHQPMMVAQPRFAITGFDHGMYLIQGVKRYGKNFTGERQQMTYQPVQTPLRFEKTSRGGYKNKSFQLIHYTFNHQIEAVKY; this is translated from the coding sequence ATGAGACAAAAAATGAGATATTTCCTGCTGTTCGTTGGGCTTATGCTCAGTGTCAGCATTGGCGCGCAGACTGTAAAATGGCGCGACATTTACACGGTTAAGAAGAAAGATACAATCTTTGGTATCGCCAATAAATATGGATTGAGCCTTCCTGAACTGATGGATGCCAATCCGGAGATGAAGCGTGAGGGATACATGCTGCAGAAGGGAACTACGCTCTTTATTCCATACACCAAAGACCAGAAGAATCCTAATCAGTTGAACGGTCAGAAGTCGTGGAATGGGGCGACGGTTCAGAAAACTGCTACAGCTACGGCAACCTCAAAGGCTGCTGTTGCCAGAAATGCGGTAAAGGTAGGCGTGATGTTACCTTTGCATAATGTTGATGGCGACGGCAAGCGAATGGTGGAGTATTACCGCGGTTTGCTGCTGGCTTGCGAAACCCTGAAGCAGCAGGGTGCCGATATAGATGTGCGTGCCTGGAACGTTCCTATTGATGCTGATATCCGGAATACACTCTTGCAGGAGGGCGCTAACCAATGCGACATCATCTTTGGTCCACTTTATACCAAGCAGGTGGCTCCGCTGACCAACTTCTGCAAGACCTACGGCATCAAAATGGTGATTCCGTTCTCTATCAGCGGAGATGATGTAGAAAGAAACAAAGAGATTTTCCAGGTTTATCAGAGCGATGATGCGCTGAATGATGCGACCATCAAGGCATTCCTGAGCCGTTTTACCAATGTGCATCCTATCTTTGTAGACTGCAATGATTCTACTTCGAGAAAGGGCAACTTTACGTTCGGTCTGCGCAAGGAACTGGAACGCAGGAAAATCAATTATAGCATCACCAATCTGAATTCGAGTATCGAGCAGTTTGCCAAGGCTTTCATGCCTTCCAAGCAGAATGTGATAATCCTGAATACGGGACGTTCACCACAGTTAACTCTGGTGTTGAACAAGCTCGACGAATTTGATGCGAAGTATCCAGGTGCAGCTATTTCGCTCTTTGGCTATACCGAATGGCTGATGTATGCCAAGTATAATCTGGAAAGATTCTATAAGTATGATACTTATATCCCTTCCACCTTCTATTATAACCCGAACTCAGCACAGACCAAGGCGCTTGAGAGCCGTTATGAGCGATGGTTCCATCAGCCTATGATGGTGGCACAGCCAAGATTCGCCATCACCGGTTTCGATCACGGAATGTATCTGATTCAGGGTGTCAAGAGATACGGAAAGAACTTCACAGGTGAGCGCCAGCAGATGACTTACCAGCCTGTGCAGACTCCACTCCGTTTCGAGAAGACCAGTAGAGGAGGATACAAAAACAAGAGTTTCCAGTTGATTCACTATACCTTTAATCATCAGATAGAGGCGGTGAAGTACTAG
- the uvrA gene encoding excinuclease ABC subunit UvrA: protein MNSEEKINVWGARVHNLKNIDVEIPRDSLTVITGLSGSGKSSLAFDTIFAEGQRRYIETFSAYARNFLGNMERPDVDKITGLSPVISIEQKTTNKNPRSTVGTTTEIYDYLRLLYARAGTAYSYQSGEEMMKYTEEQVIDMILSDYKGKAIFLLAPLVRQRKGHYRELFESMRRKGYLYVRLDGNILEIVPNMKTDRYKNHNIEAVVDKLVVKEEDEERIRKSVATAMKQGDGMVMVLEKGAKEAKTYSKRLMDPVTGIAYQDPAPNMFSFNSPEGACPHCKGLGKVNQIDIKKVIPDDKLSIHEGGIAPLGKYKNQMIFWQIESLLSKYDLNLKTPICEIPGDAMQEILYGSLENVKIEKEKVHTSTDYFCAYDGIIDYLQKVMEDDESAAGKKWADQFISTIECPECHGLRLKKESLSFKIWDKNISEVASLDIDELRNWLEEVEQHLPSMKAKVAHEIIKELRSRVTFLLDVGLNYLSLNRQSASLSGGESQRIRLATQIGSQLVNVLYILDEPSIGLHQRDNERLLNSLKELRDLGNTVIVVEHDEDMMRAADWIVDIGPKAGRKGGEVVFQGTPQEMLKTNTITAQYLNGKMAIEVPALRREGNGKHITIHGATGNNLKGVDVDFPLGKLIVVTGVSGSGKSTLINETLQPILSQHFYRSLKKPMPYESIDGIENIDKVVNVDQSPIGRTPRSNPATYTGVFSDIRSLFVGLPEAKIRGYKPGRFSFNVKGGRCEECKGNGYKTIEMNFLPDVYVPCEVCHGKRYNRETLEVRYKGKSIADVLDMTINQAVDFFENVPQILQKIKALQNVGLGYIRLGQSSTTLSGGESQRVKLATELSKRDTGKTLYILDEPTTGLHFEDIRILMDVLQKLVDRGNTVIIIEHNLDVIKLADWLIDMGPEGGRGGGQLLFAGTPEEMVKQQKGYTYKFLAPLLKKSGKPE from the coding sequence ATGAATTCAGAAGAAAAGATAAATGTATGGGGCGCACGGGTCCACAACCTCAAGAACATAGATGTGGAGATTCCGCGTGATTCCCTCACCGTGATTACCGGACTCTCGGGTTCGGGCAAGAGTTCACTGGCATTCGACACCATCTTTGCCGAAGGTCAGCGCAGATATATCGAAACTTTCTCTGCCTATGCCCGCAACTTCCTGGGTAATATGGAACGCCCGGATGTTGATAAGATTACGGGATTGAGTCCGGTCATCAGCATCGAACAGAAAACCACCAACAAGAATCCCCGCTCTACCGTGGGCACTACCACCGAGATTTACGACTATCTCCGTCTACTCTATGCCCGCGCCGGTACTGCCTACAGCTATCAGAGTGGCGAGGAGATGATGAAATATACCGAGGAACAGGTCATCGACATGATTCTCAGCGATTATAAGGGCAAGGCTATCTTCCTGCTCGCTCCCCTCGTACGCCAGCGCAAGGGTCATTATCGCGAACTCTTCGAAAGCATGCGCAGAAAGGGGTATCTCTACGTGCGACTCGACGGCAACATCCTCGAAATCGTTCCCAATATGAAAACCGACCGCTACAAGAACCACAATATAGAAGCTGTGGTCGATAAACTGGTGGTGAAGGAAGAAGATGAGGAACGCATCCGCAAGAGTGTGGCGACGGCTATGAAACAGGGCGACGGCATGGTAATGGTTCTTGAGAAAGGTGCCAAGGAGGCCAAGACATACTCCAAGCGTCTCATGGACCCTGTAACGGGTATCGCCTACCAGGATCCAGCTCCTAACATGTTCTCCTTCAACTCTCCCGAAGGTGCCTGTCCGCATTGCAAGGGTCTGGGAAAGGTGAACCAGATTGATATCAAGAAGGTAATTCCCGACGATAAACTCAGCATCCATGAAGGCGGCATCGCTCCGCTCGGCAAATACAAGAACCAGATGATTTTCTGGCAGATAGAATCATTGCTCAGCAAGTATGACCTCAACCTGAAGACACCTATCTGCGAGATTCCGGGCGATGCCATGCAGGAAATTCTCTATGGTTCGCTCGAAAACGTGAAGATTGAGAAGGAAAAGGTACATACCTCTACCGACTACTTCTGCGCCTACGATGGCATCATCGACTACCTGCAGAAGGTGATGGAGGATGACGAGAGTGCGGCGGGCAAGAAATGGGCCGACCAGTTTATCTCTACTATCGAATGTCCTGAATGCCACGGTTTGCGACTCAAAAAAGAATCGCTCTCTTTCAAGATCTGGGATAAGAATATATCCGAAGTAGCCAGTCTCGACATCGATGAACTGCGCAATTGGCTCGAAGAAGTGGAACAGCATCTGCCTTCGATGAAAGCGAAGGTGGCTCACGAAATCATCAAGGAGTTGCGCTCACGCGTTACCTTCCTCCTCGATGTGGGACTCAATTATCTCTCGCTCAACCGCCAGTCAGCTTCTCTATCGGGTGGCGAGAGCCAGCGCATCCGTCTGGCTACTCAGATTGGTAGCCAGCTGGTCAACGTGCTCTATATCCTCGATGAGCCGAGCATCGGTCTGCACCAGCGCGACAACGAACGTCTGCTCAACAGTCTGAAGGAACTTCGCGACCTGGGCAATACCGTTATTGTGGTGGAGCACGATGAAGATATGATGCGGGCTGCCGACTGGATTGTAGATATCGGTCCGAAGGCGGGACGCAAGGGAGGTGAAGTTGTCTTCCAGGGCACACCTCAGGAGATGCTCAAGACCAATACCATCACCGCCCAGTATCTCAACGGCAAGATGGCTATTGAGGTGCCTGCCCTCCGCAGAGAAGGCAACGGCAAGCATATTACCATTCACGGAGCTACGGGCAACAACCTCAAGGGGGTGGATGTTGATTTTCCACTCGGCAAACTTATTGTCGTAACGGGTGTCAGCGGCTCAGGCAAATCTACTCTCATCAACGAGACCCTCCAGCCGATCCTCTCGCAGCATTTCTACCGTTCGCTCAAGAAACCGATGCCATACGAGAGCATCGATGGTATCGAGAATATCGACAAGGTAGTGAATGTAGACCAGAGTCCTATTGGCAGAACGCCTCGCAGCAATCCAGCTACCTACACAGGCGTGTTCAGCGATATCCGCTCACTCTTCGTAGGACTTCCCGAGGCAAAGATCCGCGGTTACAAGCCGGGCAGATTCTCCTTCAATGTGAAAGGTGGAAGATGCGAGGAATGTAAGGGTAACGGATATAAGACCATCGAAATGAACTTCCTGCCAGATGTCTACGTACCTTGTGAGGTATGCCACGGCAAACGCTACAACCGCGAGACGCTGGAGGTAAGATACAAGGGAAAGAGCATCGCCGATGTTCTCGACATGACCATCAACCAGGCGGTAGATTTCTTCGAGAATGTTCCTCAGATACTGCAGAAGATCAAGGCTTTACAGAATGTAGGTCTCGGATACATCAGGTTAGGACAGAGTTCCACTACCCTCTCTGGCGGTGAAAGTCAGCGCGTAAAACTGGCTACCGAACTCTCGAAGCGTGATACGGGCAAGACGCTCTATATTCTCGATGAACCGACAACCGGTCTGCATTTCGAAGACATCCGCATCCTGATGGATGTACTCCAGAAACTGGTAGATCGTGGCAACACGGTCATTATCATCGAGCACAATCTCGATGTCATCAAACTCGCCGACTGGCTCATCGACATGGGTCCGGAAGGTGGACGAGGCGGCGGTCAGCTCCTCTTTGCCGGAACACCAGAAGAAATGGTGAAGCAGCAGAAGGGATATACCTATAAGTTCCTCGCCCCTTTACTGAAGAAATCAGGGAAACCTGAATAA
- a CDS encoding SHOCT domain-containing protein → MKRQDDFGVGGALFLSVIFAIMAILSYNSDKSGNPIAIIPAIGVVVGLVMALNAKSKASDRKARKEQQDIFAQTLDYDDCFGNGDLKLYFNSQRQDVTICATTNEGKNIQVVRDFSVTETVKTDNYIVSYDAAHNKILRIKTNNGNILLKEFNLNYTFKNWNIVMKKSIPAVKAYNDYAFITDDVNEFVAIVTPTNMHLHQYSDIVSITYEENGNDMYNKSLGGAVVGGLLFGGVGAIVGSNTAKTVKNKKIERMSIKILLKSTSDSTILLDIYKTGKDRAVLETKNTADKIFYEGLMKEVTGIKDIFSIIIDIVDKSCASQNQKVSVSSSNSIADELTKLVQLRDAGILTEEEFQAQKAKLLQ, encoded by the coding sequence ATGAAAAGACAAGATGATTTTGGTGTTGGAGGGGCTTTATTCCTTTCCGTAATTTTTGCTATTATGGCTATATTATCTTACAATTCTGATAAGTCAGGAAATCCCATAGCCATAATACCCGCTATTGGCGTAGTTGTTGGTTTAGTCATGGCTCTTAATGCCAAAAGTAAGGCTTCTGATCGAAAAGCAAGAAAAGAACAGCAGGATATTTTTGCCCAGACGCTGGATTACGATGATTGTTTTGGAAATGGTGACTTAAAATTATATTTTAATTCTCAAAGACAGGACGTGACCATATGCGCAACAACGAATGAAGGAAAAAATATCCAAGTAGTTAGAGATTTTTCTGTTACGGAAACTGTGAAAACAGATAATTATATTGTGTCTTATGATGCAGCCCATAACAAGATATTGCGTATAAAGACTAACAATGGCAATATATTGCTTAAAGAATTCAATCTCAATTATACGTTTAAAAATTGGAATATAGTAATGAAGAAATCTATTCCGGCAGTTAAGGCATATAATGATTATGCTTTCATTACTGATGATGTCAATGAATTTGTTGCCATAGTTACTCCAACAAATATGCATCTGCATCAATATTCTGATATTGTAAGCATTACGTATGAAGAAAATGGTAATGATATGTACAATAAGTCTCTCGGTGGAGCAGTTGTTGGTGGTTTGCTTTTCGGTGGTGTTGGTGCTATCGTAGGTAGTAATACAGCGAAGACTGTTAAAAACAAGAAAATCGAAAGGATGTCTATAAAGATATTGCTCAAGAGTACATCTGATTCTACTATTTTGCTTGATATTTACAAAACAGGAAAAGATAGAGCTGTTCTAGAGACAAAGAATACTGCTGATAAAATTTTCTATGAGGGGCTGATGAAAGAGGTTACGGGCATAAAGGACATTTTTTCCATCATTATAGACATAGTTGATAAGAGTTGTGCAAGCCAAAATCAAAAGGTAAGTGTTTCCTCATCAAATAGCATTGCAGATGAACTGACCAAATTGGTTCAACTCAGAGATGCAGGTATTCTTACGGAAGAAGAATTCCAAGCACAGAAAGCAAAATTATTGCAATAA
- a CDS encoding IS256 family transposase — translation MDNLEIDYKKAAQQLRSGEALFGKDGALAPLLERILNSALEGEMDAHLSEEERSSGNRRNGKMSKKVQTKYGEVTIETPRDRDGTFQPETVKKRETILANGMADQIIEMYAMGTSTRDISSYFEREFNTTLSADTISSITDRVLPEITAWKSRMLDPVYAICWLDAIHYKVKDENGRAVTRAIYNILGINKEGQKELLGMYVSKSEGANFWLEVLTDLQNRGVRDILICCIDGLKGFPDAIQSVFPESSVQLCIVHQIRNSIKYVGSKHQKEFIKDLRTVYGAVNKDSAAANLDLLESKWGEMYPIVIKSWRDNWERLTEYFQYTPTIRKLIYTTNTVEGYHRQVRKVTKTKGVFPTDNSLEKLVYLAYRNIRKKWTMPLANWGQISQQMAIKFGDRFKIM, via the coding sequence ATGGACAACTTAGAAATTGATTACAAGAAAGCAGCTCAGCAGTTGCGTAGTGGTGAAGCCTTATTTGGCAAGGACGGAGCATTAGCTCCATTGTTAGAGCGTATTCTCAACTCAGCTCTCGAAGGTGAGATGGACGCTCATTTAAGTGAAGAGGAACGCTCTTCCGGCAACCGTCGTAATGGTAAGATGAGTAAGAAGGTTCAAACAAAATATGGTGAGGTCACTATAGAGACTCCTCGTGACCGAGACGGAACTTTCCAACCTGAGACCGTAAAGAAGCGTGAGACTATTCTTGCCAATGGCATGGCAGACCAGATTATTGAGATGTACGCCATGGGCACCAGCACACGTGACATCAGCAGCTACTTTGAGCGTGAGTTCAACACAACTCTATCAGCCGATACAATCAGCTCTATAACAGACCGTGTATTACCCGAAATCACCGCCTGGAAGTCTCGCATGCTCGATCCTGTATATGCCATTTGCTGGCTTGATGCTATCCATTATAAGGTAAAGGATGAGAATGGCAGAGCTGTCACACGAGCCATTTACAACATTCTTGGTATCAACAAGGAAGGCCAAAAAGAACTGTTAGGTATGTATGTGTCTAAGAGTGAAGGAGCTAACTTCTGGCTAGAAGTTCTTACGGATCTTCAGAACCGTGGTGTTCGAGACATCTTGATTTGTTGTATTGATGGTCTCAAAGGCTTCCCGGATGCCATCCAAAGCGTATTTCCTGAGAGTTCTGTGCAGCTCTGTATTGTCCATCAGATACGCAATTCTATCAAGTATGTTGGCAGTAAGCATCAAAAGGAGTTTATCAAGGATTTAAGAACAGTATATGGTGCAGTAAACAAAGACTCCGCTGCTGCTAATTTAGACCTGTTAGAGTCTAAGTGGGGAGAGATGTACCCAATTGTCATCAAGTCATGGCGTGACAATTGGGAACGTCTGACAGAGTATTTCCAATATACTCCAACCATCCGTAAACTCATTTATACGACCAATACGGTTGAGGGGTATCACAGACAGGTAAGAAAGGTCACAAAGACTAAAGGGGTCTTTCCTACGGATAATTCTTTGGAGAAGCTTGTGTACTTAGCTTACCGCAACATCCGTAAGAAATGGACTATGCCACTGGCAAATTGGGGACAAATTTCTCAACAAATGGCAATAAAATTTGGAGATAGATTTAAAATTATGTAA
- a CDS encoding HNH endonuclease family protein, producing MKATLHTYTVKELCEGFTYSELDGKGLYGLAGKLTIQPEYQRNYLYSENKSEKEIAVIDSVLKEYPLGLLYFNKLLDGRLEVLDGQQRITSLGRYLIGKFSYMKEDIPYKFKSLDDEDRKLIENTPILAYICEGTETEIKEWFKIINIGGIKLNEQEKLNAIYSGPFVSAARKEFSNKEDARIQKWGCYISGSANRQEILQEALRWVSHGNIKDYMQEHRRDTDINELKLYFNDVISWIEQTFDDVYPKMKGLNWGELYEKYHTTPYDHIKVSQKVKELYNDPCVQDKKNVFEYVLGGCKDTRFLNVRVFDDNTKRRVYERQTADAKKKHESNCRLCACGDGPNKDKIWALKEMDADHVQAWSKGGATDESNCQMLCKTHNRAKGNR from the coding sequence ATGAAAGCAACATTACATACATATACAGTAAAGGAACTATGTGAAGGATTCACATATAGTGAACTTGATGGAAAGGGGTTGTATGGTTTGGCTGGCAAGCTTACCATTCAGCCTGAATACCAGCGCAACTATCTCTATAGTGAGAATAAAAGCGAAAAAGAAATTGCCGTCATTGATTCTGTGTTGAAAGAATATCCATTGGGACTTCTTTATTTTAACAAACTTCTAGATGGACGTTTGGAGGTACTTGATGGGCAGCAGCGTATTACAAGTCTTGGTAGATATCTGATAGGTAAATTCTCTTATATGAAAGAAGATATTCCATATAAATTCAAAAGTTTAGATGACGAAGATAGGAAACTTATAGAGAATACACCAATTCTTGCCTACATTTGCGAAGGAACGGAGACAGAAATCAAGGAGTGGTTTAAAATCATAAATATTGGCGGTATCAAGCTTAATGAGCAGGAGAAGTTGAACGCTATTTATTCAGGACCTTTCGTTAGTGCAGCCCGAAAGGAGTTTAGTAATAAAGAAGATGCCCGTATACAGAAATGGGGATGCTACATCTCTGGCTCAGCCAACAGACAGGAAATTCTGCAAGAAGCCTTGCGATGGGTTAGTCATGGCAACATCAAGGATTATATGCAGGAGCATCGTCGTGATACCGATATCAATGAACTCAAACTATATTTCAACGATGTCATTTCATGGATAGAGCAGACTTTTGATGATGTCTATCCAAAGATGAAGGGATTGAATTGGGGAGAACTCTACGAAAAGTACCATACTACTCCATACGATCATATCAAGGTTTCACAAAAGGTGAAAGAGCTTTATAACGATCCATGCGTTCAAGATAAAAAGAACGTATTTGAATATGTGCTTGGCGGTTGTAAGGATACAAGATTTCTGAATGTCCGTGTCTTCGATGATAATACCAAGCGCAGGGTTTATGAACGGCAGACGGCAGATGCCAAAAAGAAGCATGAAAGCAATTGTCGTCTTTGTGCTTGTGGCGATGGACCCAATAAGGATAAAATTTGGGCATTAAAGGAAATGGATGCCGACCATGTACAAGCATGGAGCAAAGGTGGAGCCACAGATGAAAGCAACTGTCAGATGCTCTGCAAGACCCATAATCGGGCTAAAGGAAACAGATAG
- a CDS encoding adenine-specific methyltransferase EcoRI family protein, translating into MANSTLSNAKAAKKDEFYTMFYDIETEMEAYLDYNPNVFRGKTVLLPCDDPEWSNFTKYFAQNFEELGLKKLISTSYAINSKLIKAGIQTSFLETTSPKFDKSKTNTHGKIFVLEKKSSGDGKINLEDLEWDYLEGDGDFRSEEVKKLRDEADIIVTNPPFSLFREFLAWIMEADKQFVIIGNINAISYKEVFPSLKDNKMWIGATNFNTGMYFRVPEDFEYASTYKFEREKNGMKVNRVPAICWFTNLEHGRRHTQTPLMSMADNIKYSKHSEIKGKGYQHYDNFDAIEVNYYDAIPSDYDGMMGMSLTYMDKYCPEQFEIVGITKTWFAMANKVYPKQIQVSKTGIKTIVTKLNDGPVIELDGPLDGEVYYIVDGKYYTQAYARILIRKKQC; encoded by the coding sequence ATGGCAAATAGTACATTATCAAATGCTAAGGCTGCCAAGAAAGACGAGTTCTATACCATGTTTTATGATATAGAAACCGAAATGGAAGCCTATCTCGATTACAATCCAAATGTATTTCGTGGCAAGACGGTTCTTCTGCCTTGCGATGACCCGGAGTGGAGTAACTTCACTAAGTATTTTGCACAGAATTTTGAAGAACTAGGCTTGAAGAAACTCATCTCAACGAGCTATGCTATCAATAGCAAGCTTATCAAAGCAGGAATTCAAACATCCTTTTTGGAAACAACTTCTCCAAAGTTTGACAAGTCTAAGACTAACACCCATGGTAAAATTTTCGTTTTAGAAAAAAAATCGTCTGGTGATGGTAAAATCAATCTTGAAGACTTGGAGTGGGACTATCTTGAGGGTGATGGTGATTTCAGGAGTGAAGAGGTTAAAAAGTTAAGAGACGAAGCGGATATTATTGTAACGAATCCACCATTCTCACTTTTTAGAGAGTTTCTTGCGTGGATTATGGAAGCAGATAAGCAATTTGTTATTATAGGCAATATCAATGCAATCTCATATAAAGAGGTATTCCCGAGTTTAAAGGATAATAAGATGTGGATAGGAGCAACCAACTTCAATACAGGTATGTATTTTCGTGTACCCGAAGATTTCGAGTATGCATCCACATACAAGTTTGAAAGAGAGAAGAATGGAATGAAGGTAAATCGTGTTCCTGCAATCTGCTGGTTTACCAATTTGGAACATGGACGCCGCCACACTCAAACGCCTTTAATGTCTATGGCTGACAACATCAAATATAGCAAGCATAGCGAAATTAAAGGAAAAGGCTATCAGCATTATGATAATTTCGATGCGATAGAGGTTAATTACTATGATGCAATACCTTCTGATTATGATGGTATGATGGGAATGTCTCTTACTTATATGGATAAGTATTGTCCGGAGCAATTTGAAATCGTTGGTATTACTAAAACTTGGTTTGCTATGGCTAATAAGGTATATCCAAAGCAGATACAGGTTAGTAAAACTGGCATAAAGACTATAGTAACCAAACTAAATGACGGACCTGTAATAGAATTGGATGGTCCACTTGATGGTGAAGTCTATTATATTGTTGATGGTAAGTATTATACACAAGCTTATGCCCGAATATTAATCCGTAAAAAACAATGCTAA